A window of Corythoichthys intestinalis isolate RoL2023-P3 chromosome 14, ASM3026506v1, whole genome shotgun sequence contains these coding sequences:
- the LOC130929755 gene encoding serotransferrin-like, whose translation MKHLLLLLLGHLAAAVLSAPMGFVRWCTKSDKEFKKCSDLASKAPVFSCVMKYSSMECIDAIQNGTADAITLDGGDLYTAGLENKKLQPIIAEHYGNSSEGCYYAVAVVKKGSGFGIRDLAGKRSCHTGLGKSAGWNMPIGTLLKLGILKWGGSDKRTIEKVVGDFFSSSCAPGAEKDSQLCKSCKGDCSRSHNEPFYGYDGAFQCLVEDAGDVAFVNHLTVPDKEKVKYELLCPDNTRARIEDYKECHLARVPAHAVVTRKEPELAKLIRKSLSAVHDFDLFSSKAYAPAKNLMFTDTTEKLVKLPSNMNSFLYLGAGYMSVIRSLNKEITAAGSNAITWCAVGPSEMKKCDMWRIRSMMAGENKIMCQNASTVEECMKKIMSKEADAMAVDGGEIYIAGQCGLVPAMVEQYDEAKCNTSGALASSYYAVAVVKKDSGISWANLRGRRSCHTGYGRNAGWNVPMGKIYKQTGDCNFTKFFSSGCAPGAPANSPFCFQCAGSDGTVNDEAKCQPNSEEKYYGYAGAFRCLVEGAGDVAFIKHTTVEENSNGKGPAWATNILSSDYKLICPKRSSPVPITDFESCHLAATPAHAVVTRPETRDYVVRNLRTQQVRFGRGGSDASFAMFQSQSNNLLFKDSTKCLQEVPSGFDYKDFLGQDYMDTMTSLRQCTDSTPDLEKLCTFNTCQ comes from the exons ATGAAGCAtctgttgctgctgctgctcggCCACCTGG CTGCTGCGGTGTTGTCGGCCCCCATGGGATTTGTGAGGTGGTGTACAAAGTCTGATAAAGAGTTCAAGAAGTGCTCAGACCTGGCTTCCAAGGCGCCGGTCTTTTCCTGTGTGATGAAATATAGCTCGATGGAGTGCATCGATGCCATTCAA AATGGTACAGCAGATGCAATCACATTGGATGGAGGAGACCTCTACACTGCTGGACTGGAGAACAAAAAATTGCAACCCATAATTGCAGAGCACTATGGCAACT CATCGGAAGGCTGCTACTACGCAGTCGCTGTGGTTAAGAAGGGCTCTGGCTTCGGCATCAGAGACCTAGCTGGGAAGAGATCCTGTCACACTGGCCTGGGAAAATCCGCTGGCTGGAATATGCCAATTGGAACCCTCCTAAAATTGGGTATATTGAAGTGGGGTGGCAGTGATAAGCGAACTATTGAGAAAG TGGTAGGTGACTTTTTCTCATCGAGCTGCGCCCCCGGGGCAGAAAAGGACTCTCAACTGTGTAAAAGCTGCAAGGGTGACTGTTCACGGTCCCACAATGAACCATTCTATGGCTATGATGGTGCCTTTCA GTGCCTGGTAGAAGATGCTGGTGATGTAGCTTTTGTCAATCATCTTACTGTACCAG ACAAAGAGAAGGTGAAGTATGAGCTTCTGTGCCCTGACAACACAAGAGCGCGTATTGAGGACTACAAAGAATGCCATCTGGCCAGGGTACCTGCTCATGCAGTGGTCACCCGCAAAGAACCTGAACTGGCCAAATTAATCAGGAAAAGTCTCTCGGCAGTACAT GACTTTGaccttttttcctccaaagCATACGCACCTGCAAAAAATCTAATGTTCACAGACACTACTGAAAAGCTGGTTAAACTGCCTTCAAACATGAACTCCTTCTTGTATTTGGGTGCTGGCTATATGAGTGTCATACGCTCCTTGAACAAAG AGATCACTGCAGCCGGATCAAACGCCATTACATGGTGTGCCGTGGGCCCAAGTGAGATGAAGAAATGTGACATGTGGAGAATCAGAAGTATGATGGCTGGTGAAAACAAAATTATGTGCCAGAATGCATCTACTGTGGAAGAGTGCATGAAGAAGATCATG AGTAAGGAAGCGGATgcaatggcagtggatggaggAGAGATCTACATTGCCGGGCAGTGCGGTCTTGTTCCAGCAATGGTGGAGCAGTATGATGAAG CAAAGTGCAACACGTCTGGAG CTTTAGCATCTTCCTACTATGCTGTGGCGGTGGTCAAGAAGGATTCTGGCATTTCCTGGGCAAACCTGAGAGGGAGGAGGTCCTGCCACACAGGCTATGGCAGAAATGCAGGCTGGAATGTCCCCATGGGTAAAATCTATAAACAGACTGGTGACTGCAACTTCA CCAAATTCTTCAGCAGTGGCTGCGCCCCTGGAGCTCCAGCCAACTCGCCGttctgtttccagtgtgcagggAGTGATGGAACTGTGAACGACGAGGCAAAGTGCCAACCCAATTCAGAAGAGAAATATTACGGCTATGCTGGGGCCTTTAG ATGTCTTGTTGAGGGTGCTGGTGATGTTGCCTTCATTAAACACACAACTGTTGAAGAAAACAGCAATG GAAAGGGTCCTGCATGGGCCACAAACATCTTAAGCAGTGACTACAAACTGATTTGCCCCAAACGGAGTAGTCCTGTGCCGATCACAGATTTTGAGTCTTGCCACCTGGCTGCCACGCCAGCACATGCTGTGGTGACCCGTCCAGAGACTCGTGATTATGTTGTCAGAAATCTTCGGACACAGCAG GTCAGGTTCGGCAGAGGGGGCAGCGATGCCAGTTTTGCGATGTTTCAGTCCCAGTCAAACAACCTCCTTTTTAAAGACTCCACCAAATGTCTCCAAGAGGTGCCAAGTGGATTTGACTATAAAGACTTCTTGGGACAAGATTATATGGATACCATGACCTCACTAAGGCAGTGCACCGACAGCACTCCAG ATCTGGAGAAACTTTGCACATTCAACACCTGTCAGTAA
- the tmem53 gene encoding transmembrane protein 53: MENEGIDYNIVFPHEETTETHWQGTKEPVVILLGWAGCKDKHLTKYSSIYTDQGCVTIRYTAPLKTVFISESFGYKELRCTALKLLEILYDYEVEQSPIFFHIFSNGGFMLYRYIVELLHKDKQFSSLCVIGAIVDSAPGSGNVLGAVRALAATLGPKISPLLKYVLLTLFAVTVFLLRVVLYPLTKYVHKNHYDAVQEEPPAWPHFFLYSSADQVIRPRDVRVFADTLKFKGVRVDSHDFVSSGHVSHLREYPEQYPRKCRNFLITCMKDTKGAHAKTRHRVQDQ, translated from the exons ATGGAAAATGAAGGAATCGACTACAACATTGTGTTTCCACATGAAGAGACCACCG AGACGCACTGGCAGGGTACAAAAGAGCCTGTTGTGATATTGTTGGGATGGGCAGGCTGCAAAGACAAACACCTCACCAAGTACAGCTCCATCTACACCGACCAG GGATGTGTCACTATCCGCTACACAGCTCCTCTCAAGACAGTATTCATCTCCGAGTCATTTGGATATAAAGAACTTCGATGTACAGCCCTGAAGTTGCTGGAGATCCTCTATGATTATGAGGTGGaacagagccctattttcttCCACATATTCAGTAACGGTGGTTTCATGTTGTACAGATATATTGTAGAGCTCTTGCACAAGGACAAACAGTTCAGTTCCCTGTGTGTAATTGGGGCCATTGTGGACAGTGCTCCTGGTAGTGGAAATGTACTTGGAGCAGTCAGGGCTCTGGCAGCCACTTTGGGGCCTAAAATAAGTCCTCTTCTGAAGTATGTCCTTCTTACACTCTTTGCGgtgactgttttcctgttgcgAGTTGTTCTGTACCCCTTGACAAAGTACGTGCATAAGAATCACTATGACGCAGTGCAAGAGGAGCCACCTGCCTGGCCTCACTTCTTCCTGTACTCCAGTGCTGATCAGGTGATCAGGCCAAGAGACGTAAGAGTATTTGCAGACACACTGAAGTTTAAAGGAGTTCGAGTGGACAGTCACGATTTTGTCTCGAGCGGCCATGTGAGTCATCTACGGGAATATCCAGAGCAGTATCCACGCAAGTGCCGCAATTTCCTTATTACTTGTATGAAGGACACAAAAGGAGCACACGCAAAAACTAGGCACCGGGTTCAGGATCAGTGA
- the toe1 gene encoding target of EGR1 protein 1 codes for MTSSFDVPVIDVHNGNFKELWPAMVVALKTSSFVAVDTELSGLGNRASLLAASIEDRYKAICHAARSRSILSLGIACFKKLSNKAADTYLVQVYNLTLLCSEEYIIEPQSVQFLVQHGFDFNKQYAEGIPYHKGNNKGGSDNQGVHIRALFTELLRAKKPLVLHNGLIDIAFLYQNFYAHLPDHLATFTADLSEMFPAGLFDTKYVTEFDLRFSASYLEYAYKKCKLDNSRNESSVENGRRVYLEFCQYAGAMSSYVDYRSCPTGAPHSVQADICQSFSAFGWCSKGTKCPFSHDTDLIILQDDKSKDDKRKKRKRQKKKKREGELDDDSSVSEGAPQNKIPHLEMNPDESHQVVTEGCLESADLEDGNTNTELHEGENLKRDSNDDRICEDKLQSTNTEMTTGTSENKAESGTHRAGFDAFMTGYIFAYSCTLVKKEEEDASEEKLIWPLTSFNKVYLSGKTTPLNIVKSTFSKSSKAHVQKMEMVWGGKQ; via the exons ATGACATCATCATTCGATGTTCCTGTTATTGATGTACACAATGGCAATTTCAAAGAACTTTGGCCGGCAATGGTTGTGGCTCTGAAAACATCTTCCTTCGTTGCTGTTGATACG GAGCTCAGTGGCCTCGGAAATAGAGCGTCATTGCTTGCAGC gtCAATAGAAGACAGGTATAAAGCCATTTGTCATGCAGCTCGCTCTCGTTCAATCCTCTCATTGGGAATTGCCTGCTTCAAGAAGTTGAGCAACAAG GCAGCCGATACATACCTTGTTCAGGTGTATAACCTCACCTTACTATGTTCAGAGGAGTACATCATCGAGCCTCAATCAGTGCAGTTCCTTGTCCAACATGGATTTGACTTCAACAAGCAGTATGCAGAAGGGATCCCATATCACAAGGGCAATAATAAG GGTGGGTCAGACAACCAGGGTGTTCATATTCGAGCTTTATTTACCGAGTTACTTCGTGCAAAAAAACCTCTGGTGCTCCACAATGGCCTCATTGACATTGCTTTCCTCTACCAG AATTTCTATGCACATCTACCAGATCATTTAGCCACCTTCACAGCCGACCTTTCAGAGATGTTTCCTGCAGGCCTCTTTGACACTAAATATGTCACAGAATTCGACCTTCGCTTCAGTGCCTCATATCTAGAATATGCTTATAAAAAATG TAAACTAGATAACAGTCGAAATGAGTCTTCTGTTGAGAATGGTCGTCGTGTCTACCTGGAATTCTGTCAGTATGCTGGTGCCATGTCCAGCTATGTGGACTACAGATCCTGTCCAACTGGAGCTCCTCATTCAGTGCAGGCAGACATCTGCCAGTCTTTCTCG GCGTTTGGTTGGTgttcaaaaggcacaaagtgCCCTTTCTCTCATGACACTGACCTTATCATTCTCCAAGATGATAAATCCAAGGATGACAAGAGAAAAAAGAGGAAGCgtcaaaagaagaaaaagagagAAGGAGAGTTAGATGATGACTCATCAGTTTCGGAAGGTGCTcctcaaaataaaatacctcaCCTGGAAATGAATCCAGATGAGAGCCATCAAGTGGTGACTGAAGGGTGTCTGGAAAGTGCAGATTTGGAAGACGGTAATACAAACACAGAACTGCATGAAGGAGAAAATCTGAAAAGAGATAGCAACGATGACAGAATATGCGAGGATAAGTTACAGTCCACAAACACAGAGATGACCACCGGAACAAGTGAAAACAAGGCGGAGTCGGGCACACATCGTGCCGGATTCGATGCCTTCATGACAGGGTACATATTTGCCTACTCATGCACCCTGGTAAAAAAGGAAGAAGAGGATGCAAGTGAAGAGAAACTGATATGGCCACTGACCTCCTTCAATAAGGTCTACCTCAGTGGAAAGACaacaccactcaacattgtcaagAGCACTTTCTCCAAGTCGTCTAAAGCACATGTGCAAAAAATGGAAATGGTTTGGGGGGGAAAGCAGTAA
- the si:ch73-382f3.1 gene encoding THAP domain-containing protein 1, with protein sequence MGGCSAPNCSNSTSIGKQLFRFPKDPVRKKKWVVNCRRDFEPTPHSRLCQDHFEESQFEELAKSPAGGKKLKPNAIPTLFNAGDPPYPAVTAPFILLPLKPELVEKELNVGDHGYARRTPLLGLEEENGNRTAVDQQSCTQCHLLKKQLEKEMQHTVRLQKEAEEMKKRLYRLDRIEKGLQNFLYEDQIRALSLTKRSRRAVWSPETILKARKIRSAVGTKGYEYLRELGYPLPSYRTLCNRLETKIMVTTDMSCEELAELGLGLMANCDSPTGVGDNDEEDLLGVLS encoded by the exons ATGGGCGGATGCTCGGCTCCTAACTGTTCTAATTCAACCAGCATAGGAAAACAGCTATTTAGATTCCCCAAAGACCCTGTCAGGAAGAAGAAATGGGTTGTGAATTGCCGACGTGACTTTGAGCCAACTCCACATTCGAGACTCTGCCAA GACCATTTTGAGGAAAGCCAGTTTGAAGAGTTGGCGAAGTCTCCAGCTGGAGGAAAGAAATTGAAGCCTAATGCCATCCCAACTCTCTTCAATGCTGGGGATCCTCCATACCCTGCTGTTACAGCTCCATTCATTTTACTGCCCTTGAAACCTGAGCTTG TGGAGAAGGAACTGAATGTTGGTGACCATGGCTATGCTAGACGCACTCCACTGCTTGGCCTTGAAGAGGAAAATGGAAATAGGACAGCTGTGGACCAGCAGTCCTGCACACAATGCCACCTGCTTAAGAAACAACTGGAGAAAGAGATGCAGCACACAGTGAGACTGCAGAAGGAG GCAGAGGAGATGAAGAAACGTCTCTACCGGCTCGACCGTATTGAGAAGGGACTCCAGAACTTTCTATATGAGGACCAGATCCGTGCCCTGTCTCTCACCAAGCGATCTAGACGAGCTGTGTGGTCTCCGGAAACTATCCTTAAGGCCAGAAAGATCCGAAGCGCAGTTGGTACCAAAGGCTACGAATACCTGAGAGAGCTAGGTTATCCGTTACCATCATATCGAACTCTATGTAATCGCCTGGAAACCAAAATAATGGTCACGACGGACATGAGCTGCGAAGAACTAGCAGAGTTGGGCCTGGGACTCATGGCCAACTGTGACAGCCCAACAGGTGTTGGAGACAATGATGAAGAAGACCTTCTAGGTGTCTTGTCCTGA
- the selenop2 gene encoding selenoprotein Pb, whose protein sequence is MFSHLLLWTCMALPGLLLASHTSLLVEAEDAGTRICKPAPYWDIKGQAPMQELLGSVVVVALLKASUQFCLTQASKIRDLRDRLNRSNLTEVSFMIVNERDSLSRAMYWELKRIAPPEVPVYQQAPFQNDVWEVLEGDKDDFLVYDRCGLLTFHIVLPYSFLQKPYVEAAIRATYLKNICNCTANFTAMNGIITKNDNVNNTMALPKNQVPKHHYDHSHLPHGYQNQSHHHLDQNTTQRPLHHHHHHHHHRYHNPNSHTPSNHSVHAGNDN, encoded by the exons ATGTTCTCCCACCTGTTGCTGTGGACATGCATGGCCTTGCCAGGTCTGCTTTTAGCCTCCCATACCAGTCTGTTGGTCGAGGCAGAGGACGCTGGCACCAGGATCTGTAAACCTGCTCCCTATTGGGATATAAAAGGACAAGCACCCATGCAGGAATTACTGGGAAGTGTCGTGGTGGTGGCACTACTGAAAGCGAGCTGACAGTTTTGTCTCACTCAGGCCTCCAA AATCAGAGACCTGCGTGACAGGCTGAACCGGAGCAACCTGACAGAGGTGTCTTTCATGATAGTCAATGAGCGGGACTCTCTGTCCAGAGCGATGTACTGGGAGCTGAAGAGAATAGCGCCTCCTGAAGTTCCGGTGTACCAGCAGGCTCCCTTTCAAAACGATGTGTGGGAGGTCCTGGAGGGTGACAAAGATGACTTCCTTGTCTATGACAG GTGTGGTCTCCTCACATTCCACATAGTGCTTCCTTACAGTTTCCTGCAAAAACCTTATGTTGAGGCTGCCATCAGAGCTACCTATCTTAAAAACATCTGCAATTGTACT GctaattttacagcaatgaatgGCATCATCACAAAAAATGATAACGTCAACAACACCATGGCTTTACCCAAAAATCAAGTGCCTAAACACCATTATGACCATTCTCATCTACCTCACGGCTACCAGAATCAATCACATCATCACCTTGACCAGAATACAACTCAAAGGCCTCTTCATCATCAccaccatcatcatcatcaccgcTATCATAATCCCAACTCTCATACTCCCTCAAACCACAGTGTCCATGCTGGAAATGATAATTAA